In Chitinophaga nivalis, a single genomic region encodes these proteins:
- a CDS encoding LytR/AlgR family response regulator transcription factor: protein MSKIKCILIEDEPLAAKVLSDYISEVPFLELQGKFKDAILATDFLRTNDTDLIFLDIHLPKLKGMAFLKTLTHPPAIIITTAYHQYAVEGFELNVTDYLLKPFEFERFLVAVTKVKTAYSEKQVPLAPAENKDYLFLNVDKKKVKVLFADIVYIESQREYIKIVTTKKEYLSKMSTHEMERLLPGHLFKRIHRSFIVSVSKIESYTAEMVEVNGVAIPIGRGYKEVIENL, encoded by the coding sequence ATGTCTAAGATAAAATGTATTTTAATTGAAGATGAACCTTTGGCGGCGAAGGTGCTATCAGACTATATTTCGGAGGTGCCGTTCCTGGAACTGCAAGGCAAGTTTAAAGATGCTATTCTGGCAACAGATTTTTTACGGACAAACGATACGGATCTTATTTTTTTAGACATTCATCTGCCTAAATTAAAAGGGATGGCTTTTCTGAAAACACTGACCCATCCGCCGGCCATTATTATTACTACTGCCTACCATCAATACGCGGTAGAAGGTTTTGAGCTAAATGTAACAGACTACCTGTTGAAACCATTTGAGTTTGAACGCTTCTTAGTAGCCGTCACCAAAGTGAAAACCGCATATAGCGAAAAACAAGTGCCCCTCGCGCCCGCAGAAAATAAAGACTACCTGTTTTTAAATGTGGATAAGAAAAAGGTGAAAGTATTATTTGCGGATATTGTTTACATAGAAAGTCAGCGGGAATACATTAAGATCGTAACAACCAAAAAAGAATACCTGTCAAAAATGAGTACACATGAGATGGAGCGTTTGTTACCCGGTCATCTTTTTAAACGTATTCACCGGTCATTTATCGTGTCTGTCAGCAAGATAGAATCCTATACCGCAGAGATGGTGGAAGTAAATGGTGTGGCTATTCCCATTGGACGAGGATACAAAGAGGTGATAGAAAATTTATAG
- a CDS encoding terpene synthase family protein, protein MIQELVLNIPFPSRINVDIDGIRQRTLAWLRACGLMKSDAAVKRYLDMDITGLGARWYPDATGEELDIAVLSVCIATFLDDQFDGVLANQTDEVAKVIQDLIRLMQPGDPVLHFPDSPLVQTYAAYFSRNRAGATPSWYTRHCLSWENYLKAMVVEVEHNRTTAVFENLEDFLVLRRETGFMRIAIDMLERTGHYELSPELLSIDTLQEMITLTCDIIDAANDIHSLRKEEIRNDTLHNIVACLQQLHHCSQTAALEITLQLIDNWSTRFQSLAQETPVLSQILHLSEKETRDLQLYITGLSTLMSGYYLWGRATKKYHEDNIIPPGQHGFTESYL, encoded by the coding sequence ATGATACAGGAATTAGTCCTCAACATTCCATTTCCATCCCGGATAAATGTGGATATCGATGGGATTCGCCAACGCACCTTAGCCTGGTTACGTGCCTGTGGACTGATGAAAAGCGATGCTGCGGTAAAACGTTATCTCGACATGGATATCACGGGATTAGGCGCCCGCTGGTATCCGGATGCCACAGGAGAAGAACTGGATATTGCGGTGTTGTCTGTTTGCATTGCCACGTTTCTGGATGATCAGTTTGATGGTGTGCTGGCCAACCAAACCGATGAGGTGGCAAAAGTCATACAGGATCTGATCCGATTAATGCAGCCGGGTGATCCTGTTCTGCATTTTCCTGATTCGCCATTGGTACAGACCTATGCGGCCTATTTCTCCAGGAACCGTGCAGGTGCTACTCCTTCCTGGTATACACGACACTGCCTGTCATGGGAAAACTACCTGAAAGCCATGGTGGTGGAAGTGGAGCATAACCGCACAACTGCTGTCTTTGAAAACCTGGAAGATTTCCTGGTATTACGCAGGGAAACCGGCTTTATGCGCATCGCCATTGATATGCTGGAGCGAACCGGCCATTATGAGCTTTCCCCGGAGCTCTTATCCATCGATACTTTACAGGAAATGATTACGCTTACCTGCGATATCATCGACGCAGCCAATGATATTCATTCTCTCAGAAAAGAGGAAATCCGCAACGACACGCTACACAATATTGTGGCATGTCTGCAGCAACTACACCACTGTTCTCAAACAGCGGCACTGGAAATTACCCTCCAGCTGATCGATAACTGGAGTACCCGCTTCCAGTCACTGGCGCAGGAAACACCAGTACTTAGCCAGATACTGCATCTCTCCGAAAAGGAAACCCGGGATCTGCAATTATACATTACAGGACTGAGCACACTCATGTCTGGCTACTATCTCTGGGGACGTGCTACTAAAAAATACCACGAGGATAACATCATTCCCCCGGGACAACATGGATTTACAGAATCCTATCTCTGA
- a CDS encoding GNAT family N-acetyltransferase, producing MTAITGTEKNSPLFSTIITDYWRTSMLSGDTCYRDDNFIVTVNPDLDEDNRVMVLTMTDGEVMVVLTPALADKLGLYQRQDLSELVFYQLLKEAGGALHGADYLFYFSEADKQLLLQENEAGNIRRLTAADAEVFAAFQAAASAEDLDGAYVELDHWVVFGAFEQNRLVCAASMYPWDGQRIADLGVLTLEDCRGKGYARKVVRSICKYAYEQGYEPQYRCQLDNLASVSLAKAAGVTLFGQWDFVAADSRV from the coding sequence ATGACAGCTATAACAGGCACAGAAAAAAATAGCCCTTTATTTTCAACGATCATTACGGATTATTGGCGAACGTCCATGTTGAGTGGTGATACGTGCTATCGTGATGATAACTTTATTGTTACTGTCAACCCGGATCTCGACGAAGATAACCGCGTGATGGTATTGACAATGACCGACGGCGAGGTAATGGTGGTGCTCACACCTGCACTGGCAGATAAATTAGGTCTTTACCAACGACAAGATTTGTCGGAGTTGGTTTTTTATCAGCTGCTGAAAGAAGCTGGGGGTGCCCTGCATGGAGCCGATTATCTTTTTTATTTTTCGGAAGCGGATAAGCAGCTGTTACTGCAGGAAAACGAAGCCGGTAATATACGTCGTTTAACAGCAGCCGATGCGGAAGTATTCGCCGCATTTCAGGCGGCTGCTTCAGCGGAGGATCTCGATGGTGCTTATGTGGAATTGGACCATTGGGTGGTATTCGGTGCTTTTGAGCAAAACCGGTTGGTTTGCGCTGCCAGTATGTATCCCTGGGATGGGCAACGCATCGCAGACCTGGGCGTACTGACGCTGGAGGATTGCAGAGGTAAAGGCTATGCCCGCAAAGTAGTACGTAGCATTTGTAAATATGCTTATGAACAAGGATACGAACCGCAGTACCGGTGCCAGCTCGATAACCTCGCCTCCGTATCGCTGGCGAAAGCGGCGGGCGTAACATTGTTTGGACAGTGGGACTTCGTGGCGGCTGATTCCAGGGTGTGA
- the pdxR gene encoding MocR-like pyridoxine biosynthesis transcription factor PdxR gives MFSFNHIISIQKEGKVSIYRQIAVAIIHAISNGILKPGTHLPGSRDLAKILGVHRKTVIAAYEELSAQDWIVIVPRKYVAVSESIPLLQFKKWSPSHVQAPYDNDLRMPFRLVDKNTPDENVATIPEVIIDDGHPDVRLSPIDDLLKTYRSLTARKYTAKKAGIGNTQGALYLRQELATYLSETRGLNITTDNLLITHGAQMSIYLSAHLLLNPASNVIVGKPNYPIANKTFAGTGANIIEVKVDEEGIDTDAIEAICKKKKINVVYVIPHHHYPTTVTLSVDRRMKLLALSKAFSFVIIEDDYDYEYHYTSSPYLPLASAQHNGNIIYIGSFSKVLDPSIRIGFTVAPKNFIQQCTALRETIDVGGDGYMQNALATLIKAGELKRHLKKAKKCYHQRRDFLDTLLKEKLSTHISYTLPSGGMAIWIKLKPHLAVEKINAGPQLRISKIDTAQNAFRFGFASLDEKELTLAVALLEKNIRQIKKK, from the coding sequence ATGTTTTCATTCAATCATATTATTAGCATTCAAAAAGAGGGTAAAGTCAGTATTTACAGGCAAATCGCCGTTGCTATCATCCATGCCATCAGCAATGGTATTTTAAAACCTGGTACCCATTTGCCGGGCAGTCGTGATCTGGCCAAAATCCTGGGAGTACATCGCAAAACAGTCATTGCCGCCTATGAAGAACTGAGTGCGCAGGACTGGATTGTAATTGTTCCCAGAAAATACGTAGCGGTATCTGAAAGCATTCCATTATTGCAGTTTAAAAAATGGAGCCCCTCTCATGTACAGGCGCCCTACGACAATGACTTACGCATGCCTTTCAGGCTGGTAGATAAAAATACACCAGATGAGAATGTAGCTACGATACCCGAGGTGATCATAGATGATGGCCATCCGGATGTACGGCTGTCGCCCATTGATGATCTATTGAAAACCTACCGCTCGCTGACCGCCAGAAAATACACCGCTAAAAAAGCAGGTATTGGCAATACCCAGGGAGCGTTATATCTCCGGCAGGAGCTGGCTACATATTTGTCTGAAACCAGGGGACTCAATATCACTACCGATAATTTGTTGATTACACACGGCGCACAAATGAGTATATATTTATCGGCTCACCTGCTGCTTAATCCTGCATCCAATGTAATTGTAGGTAAGCCCAATTATCCGATTGCCAACAAAACCTTTGCCGGCACGGGCGCCAACATCATCGAAGTGAAGGTAGATGAAGAAGGTATTGATACGGATGCCATCGAAGCCATTTGTAAAAAGAAAAAAATCAATGTGGTATATGTGATTCCCCATCATCATTACCCTACTACCGTAACATTGAGTGTAGACAGAAGAATGAAATTACTGGCGTTATCCAAAGCATTTTCATTTGTTATTATTGAAGATGATTACGACTATGAATATCATTATACGTCGTCACCTTATCTACCATTAGCCAGTGCACAGCATAATGGCAATATTATTTACATTGGTTCTTTTTCCAAAGTACTGGACCCTTCTATTCGTATAGGCTTTACTGTGGCGCCTAAGAATTTCATTCAACAATGTACCGCACTCCGGGAAACCATTGACGTAGGCGGCGATGGATATATGCAAAATGCCTTAGCTACACTGATAAAAGCAGGTGAACTCAAACGGCACCTGAAAAAAGCGAAGAAATGTTATCATCAACGCCGGGATTTTCTGGATACCTTATTGAAAGAAAAATTAAGTACGCACATTTCCTATACATTACCTTCCGGCGGTATGGCTATCTGGATCAAACTCAAACCCCACCTGGCTGTAGAAAAGATAAACGCTGGTCCTCAACTCCGCATCAGCAAAATTGATACTGCACAAAATGCCTTCCGATTCGGATTTGCTTCTTTAGATGAAAAAGAACTCACATTAGCTGTAGCCCTTTTGGAAAAAAACATCCGGCAGATAAAGAAAAAATAA
- a CDS encoding GNAT family N-acetyltransferase, whose amino-acid sequence MDFKIKKATLEDLEETAVLFNLYRIFYRQESDVERGKAFLKARLLHNESDIFLAVADGKAVGFVQLYKLFHYTKLEKQWLLSDLFVHPDYRGKGISIALIDRSKQWCEETDACGLMLETEKTNDIGNQLYPRCGFEYDGLHNYYHWWKK is encoded by the coding sequence ATGGATTTCAAAATCAAAAAAGCTACCCTGGAAGATTTGGAAGAGACAGCCGTACTGTTTAACCTGTACCGTATTTTTTACCGCCAGGAATCGGATGTTGAACGAGGGAAAGCCTTCCTGAAAGCACGTTTGCTGCATAATGAATCGGATATATTCCTGGCTGTAGCTGATGGTAAAGCGGTAGGGTTTGTACAATTATATAAACTGTTTCACTATACCAAACTGGAAAAGCAGTGGTTACTGAGTGATTTGTTTGTACATCCTGACTATAGAGGAAAAGGTATTTCTATAGCCCTGATAGACCGGAGTAAACAATGGTGTGAAGAGACTGATGCCTGTGGCCTGATGCTGGAAACGGAAAAAACAAATGACATCGGTAATCAGCTATATCCCCGGTGTGGATTTGAATATGATGGTTTACATAATTATTATCACTGGTGGAAAAAATAA
- a CDS encoding response regulator transcription factor yields MHCGLNIKISSPSGQENREVVFFEPKEWNTDSERDLIARLQQLFLLLRAESHAIHILIKVETSDVIGTEITIRKKIQREQEICYPQLSAREIEILGLIMKGYTNQEIAIQLNISFETVRSHRKNILGKTGAKNTAALIHYYHQTFFEK; encoded by the coding sequence ATGCATTGCGGACTTAATATCAAAATTTCATCTCCCTCAGGACAAGAAAACAGGGAAGTTGTTTTTTTTGAACCTAAGGAATGGAATACTGATTCGGAGCGGGATCTCATTGCCCGACTGCAGCAATTGTTCCTACTATTGCGTGCAGAAAGTCATGCTATACACATTCTGATAAAGGTGGAAACCAGCGATGTCATTGGTACTGAAATAACCATACGAAAAAAAATACAACGGGAGCAGGAAATATGCTATCCTCAGCTCAGTGCCAGGGAAATTGAAATACTGGGGCTCATCATGAAAGGATATACCAACCAGGAGATAGCCATACAATTGAATATCAGTTTTGAAACCGTACGCTCGCACCGTAAGAATATCCTGGGGAAAACAGGTGCTAAGAATACCGCGGCCCTTATCCATTATTACCATCAGACCTTTTTCGAGAAATGA
- a CDS encoding helix-turn-helix transcriptional regulator, with amino-acid sequence MDNNTTNRLSRLTAILIQLQTKPLVTATGLADKFSVSIRTIYRDIKALEQAGVPIITEEGKGYSLMEGYKVPPVMFTESEANALILAEQLVLNNKDASFVKDYTDAIEKIKAVLRYTEKHKANLLTERTRYTQNINRERTSNNLSTLQFALTNFQLVQIEYMNEEGNLSSRIIEPFALLSTQENWLLVAWCRLRKDFRYFRLDRIQQAKLLAERFTPHKMTLQDFFDKYY; translated from the coding sequence ATGGATAATAACACGACAAACCGCCTTTCGCGGCTGACTGCTATACTTATTCAATTGCAAACAAAGCCACTTGTGACTGCAACCGGGTTAGCAGATAAGTTTTCTGTAAGTATCCGAACTATTTATAGAGATATAAAGGCGCTGGAACAGGCGGGAGTACCCATTATCACAGAAGAGGGAAAAGGATATTCCCTGATGGAAGGATATAAAGTTCCCCCGGTTATGTTCACTGAAAGTGAGGCAAACGCATTGATACTGGCAGAACAGTTGGTATTGAACAACAAGGATGCATCTTTTGTAAAAGACTATACGGACGCCATTGAAAAAATAAAGGCGGTTTTACGCTATACGGAGAAACATAAAGCTAATCTGCTGACAGAACGTACACGGTATACCCAAAATATTAATCGTGAAAGGACGAGCAATAATTTATCGACCCTTCAATTTGCGCTGACCAATTTTCAACTGGTTCAAATTGAATATATGAATGAAGAGGGTAACCTGAGTAGCAGAATAATTGAACCATTTGCATTATTGAGCACCCAGGAAAACTGGTTGCTGGTAGCCTGGTGCCGGCTTAGAAAAGACTTCAGATATTTCAGGCTCGACAGGATTCAGCAGGCAAAGTTACTGGCTGAAAGGTTTACCCCTCATAAAATGACCTTGCAGGATTTTTTTGATAAGTATTATTAA
- a CDS encoding RidA family protein, producing MEKNTYDPWTWGERTNSAQAVEVKNVTGTLYCSGQVAIDANGIPSSADMRSQLIQTIQNLEQLISESGYECKNIVRLNVYTTTVQDFFATCMDIYTAFLTKYGIKQATTLLEVKGLFATLTVELEATVVK from the coding sequence ATGGAAAAAAACACGTATGATCCCTGGACATGGGGAGAAAGGACCAACTCAGCACAGGCTGTTGAAGTCAAAAATGTAACGGGTACACTGTATTGTTCAGGGCAGGTAGCGATTGACGCCAATGGTATACCCAGCAGCGCAGATATGCGTTCACAGCTTATACAGACAATTCAGAATTTGGAGCAGCTGATCAGTGAATCGGGCTATGAGTGTAAAAACATAGTAAGGCTCAATGTTTATACCACTACTGTGCAGGACTTCTTTGCCACCTGTATGGATATTTACACCGCGTTTCTGACAAAATACGGTATTAAACAAGCAACTACCCTGTTGGAAGTGAAGGGGCTTTTTGCTACATTAACTGTTGAACTGGAAGCTACTGTGGTAAAGTAA
- a CDS encoding LytR/AlgR family response regulator transcription factor, whose product MLNCIIVEDEPLARRQLEAYIEQIPFLQLVGTARNPVIASAILQTEVVDLIFLDIKMPQMSGIEFLQQKDIFQQIIFITAYPEYALQGFELEVTDYLLKPVTFERFSKACEKAKIKISGSSTVKNNREQPDYLYVKCDNCLEKITLADILFIESMLNYVHIVTTKRKYTVYSSLKGIHERLPQNSFLKIHKSYIASLDHISTVTQSRVRIAGHELPISRRKQQDLKQYLTNKQQGDFKD is encoded by the coding sequence ATGCTGAATTGTATTATTGTAGAAGATGAGCCACTGGCACGCAGACAACTCGAAGCTTACATTGAGCAGATACCCTTTTTACAGCTGGTTGGAACAGCCCGCAATCCGGTTATTGCCAGCGCCATCTTACAAACCGAAGTGGTGGACCTGATTTTTCTGGACATTAAAATGCCACAAATGAGTGGCATTGAATTTTTACAACAAAAAGATATCTTCCAGCAGATCATCTTTATCACGGCGTATCCTGAATATGCCTTACAGGGATTTGAGCTGGAGGTCACCGATTACCTATTGAAACCGGTAACGTTTGAGCGTTTCTCAAAGGCCTGTGAAAAGGCAAAAATTAAAATCAGTGGCTCATCAACCGTAAAAAACAATCGGGAACAACCCGATTATTTATATGTCAAGTGTGATAATTGTTTAGAGAAAATCACCCTCGCGGATATATTATTTATCGAATCTATGCTCAACTATGTACATATCGTTACTACGAAACGAAAATATACCGTGTACTCCAGTTTGAAAGGTATCCATGAACGTTTACCACAAAATAGTTTTTTAAAGATTCACAAATCCTACATTGCGTCTTTAGATCACATTAGTACGGTTACCCAATCCCGGGTTCGAATTGCAGGGCATGAATTACCTATAAGTCGCAGGAAGCAACAAGACCTAAAGCAGTATCTGACAAACAAACAACAGGGTGACTTTAAAGATTAA
- a CDS encoding sensor histidine kinase: MYFYISDKGNQLYFAALDVSMILCAFYGIYAYLMPRYFKDKNITKLLSLSFLWLVILAGGYAFIMKILLNHMLFPIHFNFSWNYTDLQYNRFFIALLGLLGGGYVKLAFDRVNAQRKLNALEKANAQAELTYLKAQLNPHFLFNSLNSLYTQLDFDLPQAKTTLITIANLLRYQLYECGTDFVPLSKELLYLENYFHLQRIRTEAITRLNIAVESEALKIAPLLLMPFVENAFKHVSDDDNRENIIQIDIQFTNERLHFCCMNTSTIKDASSRPGIGLQNVRQRLELLYPNEYELHVKEGDSQYSINLYLTLHRC; this comes from the coding sequence ATGTATTTCTATATCAGTGACAAAGGAAACCAGTTGTACTTTGCTGCACTGGATGTAAGTATGATACTCTGTGCTTTCTATGGCATTTATGCTTATCTGATGCCACGCTATTTTAAGGATAAAAATATCACCAAACTGCTGTCACTATCGTTTCTATGGCTGGTGATACTGGCAGGTGGATATGCTTTTATCATGAAGATATTGCTGAACCATATGCTGTTTCCCATTCATTTTAATTTTTCCTGGAACTATACCGATTTGCAATACAATCGCTTCTTCATTGCCTTACTGGGACTATTAGGGGGCGGATATGTAAAGCTGGCATTTGATCGGGTAAATGCTCAACGCAAACTGAATGCGCTGGAAAAGGCCAACGCCCAGGCGGAGCTGACGTATCTCAAAGCACAACTGAATCCGCATTTTTTATTCAATTCACTCAACAGTCTTTATACACAATTAGATTTTGACTTGCCTCAGGCAAAGACTACATTGATCACCATTGCTAACCTGTTACGCTATCAGTTATATGAATGTGGTACTGACTTTGTTCCGTTATCCAAAGAATTACTGTATCTGGAAAACTACTTCCATCTTCAGCGAATACGTACAGAAGCTATTACCCGCTTAAATATAGCAGTAGAAAGCGAAGCATTAAAAATTGCACCATTATTGCTGATGCCTTTTGTGGAGAATGCCTTTAAGCACGTCTCCGATGATGATAACAGGGAAAATATCATACAGATTGATATTCAGTTTACAAATGAACGATTGCATTTTTGCTGCATGAACACCAGCACCATTAAAGATGCCTCCAGCAGACCAGGAATTGGCTTGCAGAATGTAAGACAGCGACTGGAACTGCTATACCCCAACGAATACGAACTTCATGTTAAAGAAGGTGATAGCCAATATTCCATCAACTTATATCTAACCTTACACCGATGCTGA
- a CDS encoding inclusion body family protein — protein MSNTAQAPEHSRTAQRSVVNNISVLTIVDVEQIKSLNPNPSQDPDKPQPIHYNQGVTMRCPYDHFVSEPGPGNITFKANLQDTVSFRATTVSGNSENAVIVYKIKGNDSVNVFNPFLTNTITRTGSVVPSSPNSVPPLTTPLTFYSFDSKIKSKGTEVFTIYLALYELDASGENQVLYGYFYWDPTIQVQ, from the coding sequence ATGTCAAACACAGCGCAAGCTCCCGAGCATTCAAGAACTGCTCAAAGATCGGTAGTTAACAACATCAGTGTATTAACAATCGTTGACGTCGAACAAATTAAGTCCCTCAATCCCAATCCAAGTCAGGACCCGGACAAACCACAGCCTATTCATTACAACCAGGGTGTCACCATGAGATGCCCTTATGATCACTTCGTGTCGGAACCTGGCCCGGGGAATATTACCTTCAAGGCAAATTTACAAGATACCGTTTCTTTCAGGGCAACGACTGTTTCCGGTAATTCAGAAAATGCTGTTATTGTCTATAAAATAAAAGGCAACGACTCAGTGAATGTATTTAACCCTTTTCTGACAAATACGATCACCAGGACTGGTTCAGTAGTGCCTTCATCACCCAATAGTGTTCCCCCATTAACTACCCCCCTCACATTTTATTCATTTGATTCCAAGATAAAAAGTAAAGGCACTGAAGTCTTCACCATCTATCTGGCGCTATATGAGCTGGATGCATCCGGGGAGAATCAGGTACTTTATGGCTACTTCTACTGGGATCCAACCATTCAGGTACAATAA
- a CDS encoding Lrp/AsnC family transcriptional regulator codes for MAIKVIYAMDQLDEIDLKLLKLLTNDSSRTIKELAEEVNLSSSPVVARVKRLENNGYIKKYIALLNPEKFNQGFIVFCNIKLKQHDREIGHSFVADILKIDEVVECYNISGDYDFFLKVFARDMKHYQDFVFNKLGSVKSIGSAHSTFVMSEIKNSHNFCF; via the coding sequence ATGGCCATTAAAGTTATTTATGCTATGGACCAACTAGATGAGATCGATCTGAAACTATTAAAGCTATTGACGAATGATTCGAGCCGGACGATTAAAGAGCTGGCCGAGGAAGTTAATCTGTCATCCTCGCCTGTCGTTGCACGGGTCAAACGACTGGAAAACAATGGCTACATCAAAAAATATATTGCACTGCTCAACCCGGAAAAATTCAACCAGGGATTTATTGTATTTTGCAATATCAAGCTAAAACAACATGACCGGGAAATCGGACATAGTTTTGTGGCGGATATTCTCAAGATTGACGAGGTAGTTGAATGCTATAATATCTCTGGAGATTATGATTTTTTTCTAAAAGTGTTTGCCCGTGACATGAAGCATTACCAGGATTTCGTATTTAATAAACTAGGTTCAGTAAAAAGTATTGGCAGCGCGCACAGTACCTTCGTTATGTCGGAGATCAAGAATTCGCATAATTTCTGCTTTTAA
- a CDS encoding DUF1852 domain-containing protein — protein MEAIISESSKVNEQKYRENIQNTIKDNFVFTLKSTCLDENYHPSSQTRLTTNFANLARGANRQQNLRNALNMINNRFNALAHLDNPKGDRYLVELEIITVTMSIGDKNGINNLPLIEVLKTNIFDRKTSQRIEGIAGNNFSSYVRDYDFSILLIEHNKNKSNFCIPENFGDLHGKLYKCFVSSATYKEHFKMSPIICLSVSGNKTYTRTEYQHQVLGFEYLQDQYSITDEYFSKMGLKVRFFMPPNSVAPMAFYHSGDLLADYTDIGLISSISTMETFQKIYRPEIYNANSGAGKIYQPSLKHEDYSLTRVVYDREERSRLAVEQGKYAEEHFIKPYQDILEQWAAKFAN, from the coding sequence ATGGAAGCGATCATATCAGAAAGTTCGAAAGTAAACGAACAAAAATACAGGGAAAATATTCAGAATACCATCAAGGATAATTTTGTGTTCACGCTGAAGAGTACATGTTTAGATGAAAACTATCACCCCTCAAGTCAAACGCGTCTGACAACCAATTTTGCAAACTTGGCCAGAGGAGCTAATCGCCAACAAAACTTACGTAATGCCTTAAATATGATTAACAATCGATTCAATGCATTGGCTCATTTGGATAATCCTAAAGGTGATCGTTACCTTGTAGAACTTGAAATCATCACAGTAACGATGAGTATTGGTGATAAGAATGGTATTAACAATCTGCCGTTGATTGAAGTTTTAAAAACGAATATTTTTGACCGTAAGACTAGCCAGCGTATCGAAGGTATTGCCGGAAATAATTTTTCCTCTTATGTTCGTGATTATGATTTCAGTATTTTATTGATCGAGCACAATAAAAATAAATCTAATTTTTGTATTCCTGAAAATTTTGGTGATTTGCACGGAAAACTTTACAAGTGCTTTGTGAGTTCAGCCACTTATAAAGAGCACTTTAAAATGTCTCCGATCATTTGTCTAAGTGTATCGGGCAACAAAACGTATACCCGCACTGAGTATCAGCATCAGGTTCTGGGTTTTGAGTATCTGCAGGATCAGTATTCTATCACTGATGAATATTTCTCTAAAATGGGCTTAAAAGTTCGTTTTTTCATGCCTCCGAACAGTGTGGCACCGATGGCTTTTTATCATTCCGGAGATCTGCTTGCTGATTATACTGATATTGGACTAATCAGCTCAATCAGTACGATGGAGACTTTCCAGAAGATTTATCGCCCTGAAATTTACAATGCAAATTCAGGGGCTGGGAAAATTTATCAACCTAGTCTTAAACACGAAGATTATTCACTGACCCGCGTGGTTTATGACCGTGAAGAGCGCAGCCGACTGGCTGTTGAACAGGGTAAATATGCTGAAGAGCATTTCATTAAACCTTACCAGGATATTCTTGAGCAGTGGGCTGCTAAATTCGCTAATTAA